Genomic segment of Tamandua tetradactyla isolate mTamTet1 chromosome 1, mTamTet1.pri, whole genome shotgun sequence:
ACTCAAGAAACACGAAGGATTTCCTTCCTATtgccagaagcctggagagagacatggaacagattcttccctacatgCTTAATAGGGAGCAAGTTCCTTCTGACCCCTTAATCTAAGACTTTGAGCTTCCAGAACTATAAGACAACACAGTTGTTTAAAGACATACAGCATGTTGTGCTTTGTTATAACAGCCCTAGGAAACAAAGACACTCAGCACCCTTCTGAACACTTTTTGTGGCACAAGGAAGATCCAGCAGCTCTCTTAAGCATGGATAGGCTGTAAGAGATTCAGGGGCTTCCAGGCAGCCCTCTGTGTCTTCCACAACCCCATGAAGACATGAGTAGGAAGCCAAGACGCAGTCCTAAACTATTCTAACTCTTCCCTGCCTCCTCTTCTCTCATTCCTCTCCTATTTGGAAAAGCATTATTAGTTTGTGAGGTTGAAGGACAAgaaggaagtgaaagaaaaaaggtTGTCCTAATCAAATATTCTTCCAAGTCTCATCTGTCCTGTACTTAGTCCAAAACTTTTGAGCTTAAAAGCCAAGAATTTGAAACCTTTGTCCTTTGGTTCCCCAAAGGACAAAGATCTATGAGAACTTCTGTAAAGTACAGTCTCCCTTCTagttttccagatgagaaaggaacacAAAAGGTAAAAATGAATTGGCTCTATACTCCTACAAATATGGTGCTGTGAGTGGATCAGAGATGGCAGCTGAGACTGCCAGCCTGTGCAGAACCTCAGgtccactcccacccccatccaCTGCTCTCCTCCCTACCCCTTCCTGCCAGTGTCTCTGGGGGCTGCTGCAAGGAGACTCTGCCCATCAGCCCGCTCTGCTCTCATTTAAAATCACAgaaaaacatgaatgaaaaacaacagcaaattGTACCAGAAAAGTACAAATCAACAATTATGTGCAAAAAACTTGGGAAGATGTTATATACTGCAAATTTGCATAAGTTAGGGCAAAATAAAGAGAGGAGTTTGATATTTTTGGAATATGTGAACACTGCTGACAAATACTACCCTCCTCTATTAGGAGAAGTAACAGAAATTAATGAGTATCTTACAGAAGATACATAACTTATCAACAAATCTtgtttccaggttctggctgttATGAACAAAACTGCCATGAATATTCCTGTGCAGGCTTTTGTGTCAAcatgagttttcatttctctctgttttgCAGTAGACTTCTTTGTTTTATGCTAGTTTTATACAATATGATTACATAATATAGGACATTCttataatgataataacaataaatctcctacttctttcttttaaataaaatgaacctGGGGCTGAGGAATCCATTTTTATCATCCCTCCAcgaatattatttaaaaaataataggacAAACACTCTGGTAAATGGTGACTGGCACTTGGCTTCAGTGTCAAGAAGACAACGAGGAATTCATGGCGACCAAATCAAACTGAAAAGTGAATGCCTTGTGATTAATGAGTAGCTGCAACTCAGTTTTAGCTAATTCATGATACAAAAATGCAGATCTGATATTGccaaattttccaatttttgaaGGGAAGGCAGATTTTTTTGTACATGTTTGTAATCTCCTAAATTTAAAATGCTggccaataattaaaaaaaaaaaaattctaagccCTGGGTGAACTAATGATCTCCAATATTAGAtagtataaaataaaacacatctcCAAGACAGATTTGGCCCAGTGGTCATCAGTCCCTAGCTAAGACTGGTTCTTAATCCTGGCTATGCTCCCTATGacattttagctttttaaaaatattgcatgcCCAGACTCTATCCCAGATTCTGATTTGGTGAGTCTGTGATGAATCCTGAACACCTATGTATACTTTTTTATGTGCCAGAGATAATTCTGTTTTGGGGCCAGGGTTAGGAAACATGCTcctaaataaggaaaataaatttcaagttaTGCATTTGGTTGCATTTCCCAACTTTAACACCATGTTCAGCATACTCTGAAGCTTTCCCAGGCTAACACTCACCTGATTTCTGTCAGCATTTTCCCTGAGCCTCAAATAGCTATGTGGATCTCACTAAGTTGTCATTAGTTGTGCATGTACAAACAATGAAAACTTTCTTGTTCCCTTTTAACCCAAAGGACATCCAATTTGGGTCTTTCTGTACATGGCTTGAGGATACTATAATAGCTGGCCTTTCTGAAAGAAACTTGATTTCAAGTAAAAGTTTTTCATGTATAAGCTGATGGGAATTTCTCATTCACAAGTGTGGTAACCATAGGAATATAAACTCCTGCCTCTAAATCAGGGAGACAAAAAAAAGGCAGCAGGACAAAGCAGATAAAACAAACTGTCTAGGTTTTTTACAGATAATTTAGCAGTGAATAAAggtattaaaaaacaagtaaaaaggcCATTGAGACACTAAAATTCCTAACCTGTGATTCTTACCCTTTTAGATGAATATGGACTCAAAGTAAATAAGGTAGGAAGGTAGTGTGAGAGAAAGctgttttaaaatctttccaATGACCTCCTAAAAGCCCAAGACAAATGGGTCTTTGTGGAAAATGGAGATAGAACTAGTAACCAGATACTCTTAGGGTTTGCATTTCAAGCCTCTAATTTATAGCCAtgtgaaaagcaaatgaagaaaaattggaaatgaccattaactgagaaaaaaaaaattacaataacaTTGAGCAAGGGTCAGCAAATTGCAGAGCAGGTACCAGTTATTGGCTTGGAAACCTGAAAGTTGGGGCCAAAAGGATGGCCACTATGACACGGAGACCAGGATAAAGACACAACAAGGTTTAAAGTCATTTTCACCTGGGTGCTCTCTGGAAGAGAGTGCACCACTGGCATCACTGGAAATGGTTTTATCATAGTCATTCATGGGGTCGAGTGGGTTAGCGGCAAAAGACTCCCTATTGACGACTACATTCTGTTGATACTGAGCTTTTTTAGGCTCTTATTATAGATTTGGATGATGCTGGAGAATATTTACAGTCTACTATTCCAAGCCTCTTATAACCAAAACATAGTATATGTACTTTTCAAAGTCATCATTATGTTTCTGAACTATTCCAGGCTGGCTGTCTGGCTCAATGTCTACTATTGACTTAGACTCATGAATTTTACTCACCTGTTGTTCCTTATGATAAAGAAGAAACTCATGGGATGTTTATTTTGGCTTCTGAGGCTGTCAGTGCTCATTTCCTTATGCTTCAGCTTTTTCTCTCTACAGACATATTCAATTCAGATGCAAATAGTCCCATTCCTAGCCCCTCCTCCAACTCCATTGTGAGGCAGTGCTTCTCTGAGACCAAAGTGGTCAACACGGTTCTTCTCTATAATTTGGGGATCTCCATCGCTTTCCTCACGTTCATTTTCTCAGCCACACTGGTCATCATCTTCCTCAGGGGGCATACCCTACACATGGAAAGCAATGCCACCGGCTCCAGGGACACAGCATGGAGGCTCATATGGGGGGCCATCAAACCTATAAGCATCTTTCTCATTCTCTACATTTTTGTGCAGTTGCTCTATTTCTTTCCATGTCCAACATATTTGAGACCAACAGTTCCTGGAATATTTTGTGCAAAATCATCGTGGCTTCCTACCCAGCTGGTCACTCAGTGCTGCTCATCTTGAGTACTCCTGGGATAAGAAGAGTCTGAAAGCAGTTTCTGCACATCTTTACCTAAAAAAGCAGACTCTGTGACTGGAATCCAGAGAACACCACAGGACCAGGTGCAA
This window contains:
- the TAS2R40 gene encoding LOW QUALITY PROTEIN: taste receptor type 2 member 40 (The sequence of the model RefSeq protein was modified relative to this genomic sequence to represent the inferred CDS: inserted 3 bases in 3 codons; substituted 3 bases at 3 genomic stop codons), with amino-acid sequence MPPCHPGGVDQGSSSSHKKVITPAGFDLPEVTPVSLGDQEDLAWGDKDTTRFKVIFTWVLSGRECTTGITGNGFIIVIHGVEWVSGKRLPIDDYILLILSFFRLLLXIWMMLENIYSLLFQASYNQNIVYVLFKVIIMFLNYSRLAVWLNVYYXLRLMNFTHLLFLMIKKKLMGCLFWLLRLSVLISLCFSFXLSTDIFNSDANSPIPSPSSNSIVRQCFSETKVVNTVLLYNLGISIAFLTFIFSATLVIIFLRGHTLHMESNATGSRDTAWRLIWGAIKPISIFLILYIFXAVALFLSMSNIFETNSSWNILCKIIVASYPAGHSVLLILSTPGIRRVXKQFLHXLYLKKQTL